A stretch of DNA from Paenibacillus albus:
ATTGCTCGAACAAGCTGCCCATCGGCTGAGTGGTAGATGCCATGCCTGCTGATCCGTCCTTGGTCGCGGCCGGAACGACGACACAGGCGGACGCCAGCTGACCCAAGGTAGATTCCGGCATAACGGTCAGGGTAGCGACTTCTGCACCAAGACTCTTAGCCTTGGCTGCCATCGCCGCAAGTGTTCTCGTCTCGCCCGAGCCGGAGCCAATCACGAGCAGATCGCCCGCGGCTATGCCCGGCGTAACGGACTCCCCTACAACAAAAGCACGAAAGCCCATATGCATCAGGCGCATAGCGAACGCGCGCATCATCAATCCAGAGCGGCCAGCTCCCGCGACGAATATCGCTCCGGCGCTCGCAACCGACTCCGCAAGCGCTTCGATTTCTTCCAGGCGCACGAGACTTAGTGTCCGCTCCAGTTCCTGCAGGATGGATGTTGTAGTAATAGGCGTCTTCACCGCGTTAGCCCTGCTTGATCATTCGCTGCATTTGAGCAGCGACCAGCTGCATGTCCTCGGATCCAGTAATGCCGCCTCCGACGATGACGAGATCCGGCTGCGCGCTAATTACCTCAGGCAGCGTTTGCAGCTTGATGCCGCCGGCGATAGCCGTTTTCGCATGCTTCACGACGCGCTTGATCGTTGCCAGGTCCTCGAACGAATTTTTGCCTGCCGCTTGGTGATCGTAGCCGGAATGGACGCAAATATAGTCGACGCCAAGGCTGTCGATCTCCTGCGCGCGGCTCGCGATATCTTGGACATTAATCATGTCGACCATGATCTTCTTGTTCTGCTTGCGTGCTTCTTCGACTGCTCCCTTAATCGTCGAATCGTCCGATACGCCGAGAACCGTAATGATATCCGCGCCTGCTTCTGACGCTTTCATGACCTCGTATCCCCCGGCATCCATAATTTTCAGATCAGCGAGCACTTTCAGCGACGGGAATTCGTCCTTAATCGCCTTTACGGCGTGAAGTCCTTCATTGATGACAACAGGCGTGCCGATCTCGACGATGTCGATGTAAGGAGCTACCTCTTTCACTACTTGCTTTGCTTCCGTGATGTTTACCAAATCCAATGCCAATTGCAGTTCCATGTATATCTCTCTCCTTTATTCTATTGTTTTGCAGCGATGTGTCCATAGTAAGTTGATGCCGCACTTTAGGGAAGTACGCACTTTCAAGTAAGTCCGTATCCTGGAGGAAACTGCTCCGCATCAAAAAAGCAGACCCCACGAGGGATCTGCCTGATTGATACATAGCTATGAGAAGCCATATTCAGATGGATTCGGCAACCTGAGCGTTGTCTCTTCCGAGCACTTGCTGGCCGTAATTCATGCCCCATTCATACATCAGCTTCAGGATAGGGACTAAGCTCTCGCCATAAGCGGTCAACTTATACTCAACTTTCGGCGGTACCACAGGGTAGACCGTTCGGTCCACGAGCTTGTCTTCCTCCAGCTCGCGGAGCTGGTTCGTCAATATTTTCTGCGTAATCGTAGGTATGAGCTTCTGGAGCTCGTTAAACCGCTTCGTGCCCTCGATGCCGAGATGCCAGAGAATGATGAGCTTCCACTTGCCGCCGATCAGCGCAAGCGTCAGCTCCTTCTCACAATTAATCTGGTCGATCTCGATTCGGGAACGGATATCTTTTGCCATAGCGAGGTGCCTCCCTGGTGATGTCGTGTCCCAATAGATTAACGAATTGGCACGCATCTGTCTACAGATCCAAGGACCATTTCCTCTGTCAGCCCATGCATCCTATTTGACCATATGAATCGGGTAATAGGCTGGGATTGGTTTCGTATAGTTCTCTTTCGCATATTTCAACTGATTAGGCGTCCATTGCGAATAAAACAATTGGGTATCAGGATTATCGCTAAGCGCAAGCACTTCAGGGACTGTCGCCCAGTTCGTCAAAGGGTAGCTCGTTGCCCTCGAATGGTAATTATGCATCGTCCGGCGGCCGTGTGTACAAGCGGCGCTGCCTCCTTTGCGCGTATGGTAAGTCGTAATATTATATAGCACTGCGGTACCGGCTTTGCCTCGGATCGGGATTTCCCGGTAAGCTTCCCCTTGCTTCTCCTTCGCTTCGGCGAGTGTGCCATACATATGGCTATTAGGCACCAAGCAGAAGGCCGGGCAGCATTCGTGAACGTCGGACAAGTAGTAGATCACGCAGGTGTACGTACTGATATACGGATTCTCCGGGTCGAATATTTTCCCGCCGATCGTGCCGTAATAGCTAATATCCCGGTGGAAATTCATCTCGCTCGTGCTCGCCCGCTCCGCGGAGACATCCCGAAAGTCAAATTGTGCAAATCGCGCCTCACCGCGCAGCACTTCCTGAATAAGCGGAAAGATGTTGGGATGGCGAATGAATTTATCCATCTCTAGCGGATATTGCGCGAGGAAGCTGCCTGTACCGACGGCGCCTTCGATCGGCTTGTGCCATTGATCCGGAGATTCTTGCAAAGATTTTTCTACAAGACCGTTCAGATAATCCAGCTCCTCCTGCGACAATGCGTTCGGAATGACTGCGAAACCATTTTCCTTGTAATGCTCCAGAATCTCCTCTTTCGTTGTTTGGACAGCGTTCGTACTCATCAGATCAGCCTCTCTTTCACTTTGCGAGATTGGTTAACCTTTAACGGAGCCAAGCATGATGCCTTTGACAAAATACTTTTGCAAGAAAGGATAAACAATGAGAATCGGCACAATAGCGAATATGATAGTTGCCGCCTTAATATTCTCAGGCTGGACAACCAAATGGCTCGAATCATTTAGTGTATTCGTGTTTTGCGTCCCCATATTCAACATATTAAAATCAATAATGATCGAGCGCAGCACCATCTGAAGCGGCCACTTGCTGTTATCGCTTATGAAGAACAGCCCGGAGAAGAAGTCGTTCCAATGACCGACAGCGTAGAACAAGCCGACCGTCGCGATGACGGGCTTGGACAGCGGCAGGATAATACTCCAAAGCACGCGCATATCCGAAGCCCCGTCAATCTTTGCGGATTCCTCCAGACTCTCCGGGATGCTCCAGAAGAAGTTACGCATCAGAATGAGGTTAAAGGGAGCCACCAGCTGCGGGATAATCAATACCCAAATGCTATTCAGAAGACCGATATTTTTGAGCAAAATATACATGGGGATCAGCCCTGCTCCAAACAGCATGGGGATGATCACGAGCCATAGCAAGAAACGATGGCCCGGGATATGCGTCTTCGATAAGCCATATGCACCGGTTGCCGTGAAGATCAAGTTTAGGAAGGTGCCAACGACGGTTACGAAAGTCGTGATCCCAAACGCCTTCAGCAGGACCTGCGTATTGAAGATATATTTATAGGGTTCCAGCGTGAACGATTTGGGCCAAAGCATCATCGGATTCTTGTAAATTTCATGCGCTTCACTGAAGGAGATCGCCCAGACATTGATCATTGGCAGCAGCGTAATTAAACCCGCTCCAATGAGGATGAGATAGATCAGACCTTGTGCCCACCATGGATTCGCGTCCAGACTCCGCGACTTGGAAACATGCAGCTGTGTGACGGGCTGCGCTACCGCGGCTGTTTGCTCTACCATAACGATTTCTCCCCCATCCTGCGTATGATCGAATTCGCTGTAATGATGAGGATCATTCCGATGACGCCTTTGAACAAACCTACGGCAGTGGACAGCTCGAACTGCGATTGCAGGATCCCCAAGCGGTATACGTAAGTATCAATGATATCTCCGACATCATACAGGGCAGGATTCAGGAACATAAAGATCTGGTCAAAGCCGGCATCGAGTATGCCTGCGAGCTGCAAGCAGAACAGCAGCGCAATAATCGGCCTAATGCCCGGCAGTGTAATATGCCAGATCTGCCGCATCTTCCCGGCTCCGTCTATCTTTGCCGCTTCATACAGCTGCGAGTCGATGCCTGCCAAGGCAGCCAGATAGATAATCGCGCCCCAACCGAAATCCTTCAAGATTGCCGTAATGACAATGAGTGAACGGAATACGTCCGGGTTGGTGGTGAAATTGAATTTATCCATACCGAGGTTGACCAGCACCAAATTAATAATGCCGCTCGGGCCGATAAAGTTGTAGATGATACCTGCAAATACGACCCACGACAGAAAATGAGGAAAGTACGTAATGGTCTGGATAAACCGTTTGAACAGCATGTGTCTCACTTCATTCAGCATGAGGGCAAACAGAATCGGCACAGGGAAGCCGAAGAACAGCCGGTACATACTGATGATGACCGTATTTTTGAGCAGCGTTGGAAACTTTTCCGAAGTGAACATCGATTCGAAATGTTTAAAGCCGACCCATGGGCTGTCCATGATGCCCGCTATGATTTTGTAGTCCTTAAATGCAATTGTAATGCCGTAGAAAGGCGCATACGTAAAAATAGCAAAATAAATAATAGTCGGCAGAATCAGAAGATAGATAAATCGCGACTTCCAAATGCGTGTGCCCAGCGCGCTCACCTGATCACTCCTTTCACCCTGGTCGTGCCGGCAAAACAACGGAATAGGGCATATAAACTCCCTATTCCGCAGGCCGACTCTCTTAATCTACATAGTTCGGTTCAGACTTATTCTTCTGCAGCTCATTGATTTCATCGATAATTTTCTGACCGCCAGCGTCCAGATACTTCTGGTAGGCTGCCTTATAGGCTTCTTTCGTCAATTTCATGTCGGTCAGGATACTTCCGTCTACCTTCGCCATGTAATCCTCCCATATTTGCGGCCCGATCTCCGCCTGGGTCGGGGAACTCACCGTCGGATCCTTATAGTCGTTATAAGGGTTTGCGGCATATTTCTCAAACATCTCCTTGTAGTATTGGAATTTGCCTTGAATTCCTGCGCCGGTAAAGTTCAGCTCCTGTGCTTCCCAATCCAGCTTCTCGCTCATCGGATCAATGAACTTCAGCGGTTCGATCTGGGAGCCTTTGTAGTCAGCTTCCCGGCTCTCATCAGGAATCGGCACCTTCTTCCCTTCCGGATTGACGGTATACGTCTTTCCTTCTATGCCGTATCTTCTGAGATCGGTTCCGTCGGTTAACGACCAGTTCAGGAACTTGAAGAATTGATCCGCTTTATCTTTAAACTTCACATTTACGTAGAAGCCCCGGTCCTGAGGGAAAACAACGCGCGTACCGCCCTTCTCGCCGTTTAAGCCGGTTAGCGGGGACATGATCTTAATATCCGCGCCAGGGGTCGTCTTGATAAGCTCCGGATAAAGCGATTGAAGATTGCCCCCGAGAATCACTGCCGCGCGGCCGGCTTTAAATTTCGTCTCCCCGAAGGAAGCATCCGGATTGACGCCGGCTTCTTCATCGAATAAGCCTTTCTTCTTCATATCCTGCAGCCAAAACTTGTAATTCAGATGCTCCTCTTGCATTTCAGGAGGAATAATTTTGTTCGGATCGTCTTTGGACGGCGCCCAGCCCGATCCGGAGCCGAATGACGTTGCCAAATCCTTCCCTGCCCAGAAAGGAACCGTGTTGCCCATCGTCATCGGCACGATGTCTTTGCCGCTGGCTTTGATTTTCTCTAGTGCTGCTTGAAGCTCAGCGATGGATGTCGGTTCAGGGATGCCAAGCTCCTCGAAGATATCGGCACGATAATTGATAAAGAACGGTACGACCGGATAAATCAAGTTCGGGATAAAGTAGATGTCGCCTTTATCGTCGGCCATCTTATCCCAGATCCCGGCTGGAACAGCATCCTTGATCGCCGGATATTGATCCAGATAATCATTGATCTTCAGGAATGCACCTTGATCCTGCAGATCCTTCCAGAAGGGATCTACAGGTCCCCAGCCCCAGATGACGTCAGGCATATTGCCGCCTGCAGCTGTTGTCTTAATCGTTGCATCATAGTCAACGACGGGAATAATGCGGACATCGATATTGACATTGCCTTGTTTAAACAATTCCTTCTCGTATGCACCGCCTTTGGTGTATGTGGCAGGTCCCCATGTCGGCCTTGAATAGCTGAATTTAAGAGGCTCTGACTTGGTTCCGCTCGTTCCCGCTGTCTCGCCATCCTTGTTGCTGCCCTCTGCTGTTGATCCTGAGTTGTTGTTACTTGTACAACCGGTGAATAGACTGAGCAACAAGACGACAACAAGAGATAACAATCCGGCTTTCAGCAATTGTTTCTTTTTCGGTTTCTGTTGTTCCATGTTCATCCTCCTTTGATACGTTCAACAAGCTCTCGAGCTAAAGCAAAAGCAAAGCAACTCTCCCCCCTACTCATCATCCATTTATGAAATATTCCAGGTATGGAACTTTTCAACGCGTCAAAGAATGCGCTTACAATTGAACGTGCACGATAGCGTGCAAATCGTCTAACGAGGAGTTCGAATCCACTCAACACTCTATACTTGGTATGTACTTGTAATGATATTGTATCAACTCATCATGCACTTGGTATGAATAATAGCATCGCAGGAAATAGTTGTAAACGGACGTTTTTCCTCCTATTCGTTCATTTTCTCTAGTAAATCATATGTTAAGTCCTATTTTCGTAAATGTACTCCATATTACTAAGTCGATCGCCTTTATTCGTCAAAATATTTAGGCAATCTTTACAATTTACATACCAACCTATAAGATGGTATATAACAAGCGGAATTGGACAGCAAAATTGGACATGGAGTAAAATATGAGAAAACCCGCGCTGCATTTATCTCTCTATGAGCAAATCAAACATCATATCATCTCTGAGATCGAGCTTGAGCACTTATTGCCTCATGACAAGCTTCCATCTGAAAACGAACTCACCCAGCAATTCTCCGTAAGCCGAATTACGGTCAAGAAAGCAATGTCCGATTTGGTTAAGATGGGAATCGTGTACCGCATACAAGGGAAAGGCACCTATGTAGCCGTAGCCATGCCCGACAAAGGAGCACCGGCTGCCGAGACGCCAATTAGGCCGAAATCTGCGCCTGCGATTGCTCTGTTGCTCCCTTTCATCAATAATCAGCACAACGCCCTTCTCATTAATGGCGTCGAAAGCGTTCTCTCGGATGCCGGCTATTCACTGCTTATATGCAATACGGAGAACTCCATCCAGAAGGAAGAACGCGTCATCCGAGAGATGGTCGAGCGGAAAGTAGCGGGAATGATCATCTACCCTGTCGATGGCGAGTCGTACAATCGCGAAATCCTTCAGCTTACTCTGGGGTCGTTTCCCCTTGTCGTTATGGATCGATATTTGCGCGGAATCGACACGAACTGCGTATGTCCGGATAACTTGCTAGGCGCTCAGGAAGGCGTCAATTATCTGATTTCACTTGGTCATCGCAATATTGGCTTTTTATCCACGACCATTAGAGGCACGACCAGTATTGAAGATCGTCTAACCGGCTATGAAAAAGCTCTGGCGGAGCATCAAATTCCAATTGATCGGCGGTATCGTTATGTCGATATCGAGCTCGGCGATCCGAAACCGATCAAGGAGAAAATCAGGGATTTTCTCACCAAGCACGCCGAGTTGACGGCTATCTTCGCCATTAATCCCGGACTTGGGCTGCAAGTCATAAAAGTAGCTTCGGAAATGGGACTTCGCGTGCCGGAAGACCTATCCCTTATTTTCTTCGGTGATTTCGAGCTCTCGGAATTCTATAGCGTGAGGCCTACATTCATTAGCCAGGAGGACAACATGCTTGGCAAAGAAGCGGCTAATCTACTCATCTCGGTCATTGAAAATCCGGAACAGAAGACGAGGAAACTATTCTTCCCACCGAAATTAATCATCCGGGAATCTACCGCAAATCCGGGTAGCCGCAGCTAAACAAAAAACCGGCTCCATCTGGAGCCGGCTATAAACCGGATTACTAGCTTGTCGTTAACTTAACTCCATCCGCCGTTGCCCATTCTCCGACCGGCGTTACCTCATAGCTCATCCCCGGCACTAGTTTAGCGCCGTTTTGCAGGTCGAAAATCCCGGTTGTCCCTTTCCGTGTCTGTACCCGATATTGGGCAGTCAGCACGGAGCCGTCAGTGCCTTTCAGTTGGACGCTGCGGTAAGCGAACAACTCATCGCCTGGATCAGCAGCCAACGTAACCGAGATTGATGCCCCATCGATATTCGCTGCCGCGTCTATACGCAGCGGTTCGATTAAGCCTGCGGTAAACGTATTGTTCTTCAGTTCAAACCAATCCGAAGTTACCGCATACGTGACACCAGGCTGGAGCTTCATGCCTGCAGGCAAACGGAACTTCGGCTCCTGCTTGCCGTCGGTCGACTGCGTAAACCCGACATAATTGACGGTGATCGGCGATCCACCCTCCGGTGTCAACACCGCTTGGCGGCTCGCCAGAGATGAAATGATTTGAAGCGGCTGGCCGTTGTAGCTGTTGTCCTCTTCGAGAACGATTGCGTTTGCCCCTCGACCGCCGGCATAAGCGGAAATAACATAGCCGTAATCGATGACGCCTTCCTCGCGCAAAGAGGTGACTTCGAAGGTATCGCTGCTCACCTGCCGCACGTCCTTCAGCTGGATATCTTCCGAGCCGGACGCGACGCGGAATGCTTGTTTCCCTTTATAAGTTAAAGTGAAGACTTCTCCAGGCTTCATCGTTTGCACCGGCACGATGTACGTTGCTGTCGACCCCGTCTTCAATCTTGGCTGGTTGACCAGCTTTATGCCGTTGCTTAGCGCGAAATTCGCTTGCGCGGCGGCCGTCGTCTCATCCTCCAGCGTCATTGGACGGTCGAGCTTCACTTCAAGCGTGATTTTGTTCAGTGCTTTAACCGATACGATTGCCGCGGACTCGCTGCGAACCGCTTGCTGCGAGAGCAGGAGCAGCTGCGAAGCCTGGCCGCGCGTCAAATGATCTTGTCCGATTTGCAGTGCTGTCATCCAATATTGCACGGATTTGACGTCCCGCTGCAGCGCCTTGGCAATCATCTGAGGTAACTCGGCACCTAGCGCCTGCTTGTTTGGGACGAATGCCTCGTCCGCCTCAAGCAATCCTCCAGTAACAGCGGCTTTCACATAAGCCTCGTACCATTTAACCTGCGGCGATGGGACTTTCTCGATATCCGGCTTTAGGATAAGCGCGAGGACGGCCATCTTGATGAATTCGGCGTTCGTGACGAACCGTTCGGCATGCAGCTTCCCGTCTCCTGTTCCTTGAATAATACCTTGCTCTGCCAGCCGTTCTACCGCTTGCTGGACGCTGATTCCCGCATTCGTGCTTATGGCAGATGCCGCAGATGCAGGCGTATTGTACGGAAGCAAGGTCCCTCCTCCGATTACGAGTGACATTGCGATGATCGCGGCTTGCAGCTTCGTCTTGTTCATGTCTATCTTCCTTTCGGCATAGGTTTAGTGGCGTTCCTTCTGACCTACTTATCGTAACGGAAGGCTCTAAACCGGCTTCTAAGGAAATCTAAACAATTTATAAACAAAGGGCAAACTTTACGTAAACTTATCTTGTGTGCTACACAGTAAACCGGTACCCTGCTCCCCAGACCGTTCCGATAAATTGGGGCTTCGATGGATCCTCTTCAATTTTCTCCCGAATTCGAGAGATATGAACGGTCACGGTCGCGATTTCACCGCTCGAAGCAAGCCCCCAAATTCTCTCGAACAGCTCTTCCTTGCTGAAGACACGGTTCGGATGCTCGGCAAGAAACAGCAGCACCTCGAACTCCTTCGTCGTCAAGAACGCTTCGCGATCATGCACGAAGACGCGATAGGCGGCTTTATGAATCGTCAGCCCCCGAACATGCAGCACGGACGAATCGGAGGCGCTTCGCTCCTTCACCCGGTCTTTCGTAAATCGCTCATATCGAGCTAAATGCGCCTTCGCCCGGGCAACCAGCTCGCTTGGACTGAACGGTTTGGTGACGAAATCGTCCGCGCCTAGCCCGAATCCTCTGATTTTGTCGAGTTCCTCGTTCTTGGCCGATACGATCAGCACCGGAATATCAAGCTTCTCCCTCACTTGCCTGCAAATTTCAAATCCATTCACGCCAGGGAGCTGTAAATCCAGGATTAACAGCTCGAAGCCTCCGCTTAACGCTCGCTCCAAGCCAGCTTGTCCGTCATGAACGATCTCGGCTTCAATCCCATGCAGTCCAAAGTAATCCTTCTGCAGTTCGGCGATTAGCGGGTCATCTTCTATAATCAATATCTGTTTCATTCGTGTATCACCGGCGTTTCGTTAGTAATGGAAGAGTAAAATAAATCTCGGTTCCCTTGAATAGTTCGCTATCCGCGGCAATCTCGCCGCCATGTCCATCGATAATCTGCTTGGCAACCGCCAGACCCAGCCCGCTTCCGCCGGCCGCCGGCGAACGGGAGTCGTCCGCTCTGTAGAAACGGTCGAATACGTACGGCAGCGCTTCTTGGTTAATGCCCGGCCCATTGTCGGCGATCGTTATCGTAACGGCTTCCTCGGCTTCATCCAGGCGAATGTCAACGGTGATGATTTTCGGATCGCGCGACATGAATTTGATGCTGTTCGCTAGCAGATTGCGGACGACTCGTTTCAGCTTCTCGCGATCGGCGAGAATCGGAATCGGCCGGGAAGGCAGATTTCTCCACTCTAGTTGCACCTCTTCGCGTTCGAAGTCGATTTCATGCTCAAGCATGATCTCGCGCAGCAGCGACACGGCATCGGCTTCCTCGAATGCAAAAGGCTCTTTCTTCAGATCCAGCTTGGAATAGTAGAAGAGCTCCTCCACCATCCGCTCCATATCGCCCGCACGGGTATGAATCGCGCTCGCATATTGCTTCAGCTTCTCCGGCGTCTGGGCTACCCCGTCTCGGATTCCTTCGGCATAACCTTTAATCGTCGTTATCGGAGTGCGCAGGTCATGAGAAATGTTGGACAGCATTTGCTTGCGATTCTCTTCGTACAGCAGCTGCAGCTGTATCGATTCCTGCAGCCGGTGCCTCATTTCATCGAAGCTCATGACAAGCTGTCCGATTTCATCCTTCGAGGCGGGCGGCAGATCGTTCGTCAGATCGCCTTCCTTGATCCGTTCGGCCGACTTGCGAAGCCCTTCGAGCGGAATGACGATTTTGCGCGTCACGTAACGATACAGAATAAGTCCGGTCAGCAGCACGATAAAGGCGAACATGCCTACGAGGACGGGCAGCATTTTGCGAACAAGCTCCGCGAACGGGCTGCGCTCCCGAAGGACGAAGATGCTCCCTTTCTCTTTCTTCGCCGCATCGAAATAGAAATCAAACTTGGCGTAGGAAAAAAACCTGCTCCCCACATTCATCGTATTGCGAATTGAATAGTTTCCCATCTCGTAGTCAGGCAGCGCTTCAGCCAAGTTGTCCTCAAGCAGATTCGGTGTCGTATAGACCGGGCGAGCTTCTTTGCGGACAAGCAAGCCGGCTTTGACCATTTTGAGCTGGGTATCGTAATTCTGGAGAAGCGTCAAGTCGGTCAGTTTCGCCGGATCATGCTTAGCCAAATATTTCAAATCGAGAAAAATACTCTCTTCTTCTTCTGAAAGCGGGTTAAGCGAATAATGAATCGTATAGAAGCTTCGCACGCTCCGGTAATCTCCCGTCGCCGCCACGGACAACAAGTAGGCCGCCAGCATAAACAGCGTGACCGACACGATGACCACCGACGTAAACGAGAATAAAAGGCGAAAGCGGATCGACAACAAATA
This window harbors:
- the hxlB gene encoding 6-phospho-3-hexuloisomerase gives rise to the protein MKTPITTTSILQELERTLSLVRLEEIEALAESVASAGAIFVAGAGRSGLMMRAFAMRLMHMGFRAFVVGESVTPGIAAGDLLVIGSGSGETRTLAAMAAKAKSLGAEVATLTVMPESTLGQLASACVVVPAATKDGSAGMASTTQPMGSLFEQSLLLLLDTIVLHLMERKSLEGAAMFHNHANLE
- the hxlA gene encoding 3-hexulose-6-phosphate synthase, with translation MELQLALDLVNITEAKQVVKEVAPYIDIVEIGTPVVINEGLHAVKAIKDEFPSLKVLADLKIMDAGGYEVMKASEAGADIITVLGVSDDSTIKGAVEEARKQNKKIMVDMINVQDIASRAQEIDSLGVDYICVHSGYDHQAAGKNSFEDLATIKRVVKHAKTAIAGGIKLQTLPEVISAQPDLVIVGGGITGSEDMQLVAAQMQRMIKQG
- a CDS encoding extracellular solute-binding protein, encoding MEQQKPKKKQLLKAGLLSLVVVLLLSLFTGCTSNNNSGSTAEGSNKDGETAGTSGTKSEPLKFSYSRPTWGPATYTKGGAYEKELFKQGNVNIDVRIIPVVDYDATIKTTAAGGNMPDVIWGWGPVDPFWKDLQDQGAFLKINDYLDQYPAIKDAVPAGIWDKMADDKGDIYFIPNLIYPVVPFFINYRADIFEELGIPEPTSIAELQAALEKIKASGKDIVPMTMGNTVPFWAGKDLATSFGSGSGWAPSKDDPNKIIPPEMQEEHLNYKFWLQDMKKKGLFDEEAGVNPDASFGETKFKAGRAAVILGGNLQSLYPELIKTTPGADIKIMSPLTGLNGEKGGTRVVFPQDRGFYVNVKFKDKADQFFKFLNWSLTDGTDLRRYGIEGKTYTVNPEGKKVPIPDESREADYKGSQIEPLKFIDPMSEKLDWEAQELNFTGAGIQGKFQYYKEMFEKYAANPYNDYKDPTVSSPTQAEIGPQIWEDYMAKVDGSILTDMKLTKEAYKAAYQKYLDAGGQKIIDEINELQKNKSEPNYVD
- a CDS encoding GntR family transcriptional regulator; amino-acid sequence: MRKPALHLSLYEQIKHHIISEIELEHLLPHDKLPSENELTQQFSVSRITVKKAMSDLVKMGIVYRIQGKGTYVAVAMPDKGAPAAETPIRPKSAPAIALLLPFINNQHNALLINGVESVLSDAGYSLLICNTENSIQKEERVIREMVERKVAGMIIYPVDGESYNREILQLTLGSFPLVVMDRYLRGIDTNCVCPDNLLGAQEGVNYLISLGHRNIGFLSTTIRGTTSIEDRLTGYEKALAEHQIPIDRRYRYVDIELGDPKPIKEKIRDFLTKHAELTAIFAINPGLGLQVIKVASEMGLRVPEDLSLIFFGDFELSEFYSVRPTFISQEDNMLGKEAANLLISVIENPEQKTRKLFFPPKLIIRESTANPGSRS
- a CDS encoding ABC transporter permease, whose product is MSALGTRIWKSRFIYLLILPTIIYFAIFTYAPFYGITIAFKDYKIIAGIMDSPWVGFKHFESMFTSEKFPTLLKNTVIISMYRLFFGFPVPILFALMLNEVRHMLFKRFIQTITYFPHFLSWVVFAGIIYNFIGPSGIINLVLVNLGMDKFNFTTNPDVFRSLIVITAILKDFGWGAIIYLAALAGIDSQLYEAAKIDGAGKMRQIWHITLPGIRPIIALLFCLQLAGILDAGFDQIFMFLNPALYDVGDIIDTYVYRLGILQSQFELSTAVGLFKGVIGMILIITANSIIRRMGEKSLW
- a CDS encoding phytanoyl-CoA dioxygenase family protein, with the translated sequence MSTNAVQTTKEEILEHYKENGFAVIPNALSQEELDYLNGLVEKSLQESPDQWHKPIEGAVGTGSFLAQYPLEMDKFIRHPNIFPLIQEVLRGEARFAQFDFRDVSAERASTSEMNFHRDISYYGTIGGKIFDPENPYISTYTCVIYYLSDVHECCPAFCLVPNSHMYGTLAEAKEKQGEAYREIPIRGKAGTAVLYNITTYHTRKGGSAACTHGRRTMHNYHSRATSYPLTNWATVPEVLALSDNPDTQLFYSQWTPNQLKYAKENYTKPIPAYYPIHMVK
- a CDS encoding S-layer homology domain-containing protein, with the translated sequence MNKTKLQAAIIAMSLVIGGGTLLPYNTPASAASAISTNAGISVQQAVERLAEQGIIQGTGDGKLHAERFVTNAEFIKMAVLALILKPDIEKVPSPQVKWYEAYVKAAVTGGLLEADEAFVPNKQALGAELPQMIAKALQRDVKSVQYWMTALQIGQDHLTRGQASQLLLLSQQAVRSESAAIVSVKALNKITLEVKLDRPMTLEDETTAAAQANFALSNGIKLVNQPRLKTGSTATYIVPVQTMKPGEVFTLTYKGKQAFRVASGSEDIQLKDVRQVSSDTFEVTSLREEGVIDYGYVISAYAGGRGANAIVLEEDNSYNGQPLQIISSLASRQAVLTPEGGSPITVNYVGFTQSTDGKQEPKFRLPAGMKLQPGVTYAVTSDWFELKNNTFTAGLIEPLRIDAAANIDGASISVTLAADPGDELFAYRSVQLKGTDGSVLTAQYRVQTRKGTTGIFDLQNGAKLVPGMSYEVTPVGEWATADGVKLTTS
- a CDS encoding winged helix-turn-helix transcriptional regulator; translation: MAKDIRSRIEIDQINCEKELTLALIGGKWKLIILWHLGIEGTKRFNELQKLIPTITQKILTNQLRELEEDKLVDRTVYPVVPPKVEYKLTAYGESLVPILKLMYEWGMNYGQQVLGRDNAQVAESI
- a CDS encoding carbohydrate ABC transporter permease, translating into MVEQTAAVAQPVTQLHVSKSRSLDANPWWAQGLIYLILIGAGLITLLPMINVWAISFSEAHEIYKNPMMLWPKSFTLEPYKYIFNTQVLLKAFGITTFVTVVGTFLNLIFTATGAYGLSKTHIPGHRFLLWLVIIPMLFGAGLIPMYILLKNIGLLNSIWVLIIPQLVAPFNLILMRNFFWSIPESLEESAKIDGASDMRVLWSIILPLSKPVIATVGLFYAVGHWNDFFSGLFFISDNSKWPLQMVLRSIIIDFNMLNMGTQNTNTLNDSSHLVVQPENIKAATIIFAIVPILIVYPFLQKYFVKGIMLGSVKG
- a CDS encoding sensor histidine kinase is translated as MSIRFRLLFSFTSVVIVSVTLFMLAAYLLSVAATGDYRSVRSFYTIHYSLNPLSEEEESIFLDLKYLAKHDPAKLTDLTLLQNYDTQLKMVKAGLLVRKEARPVYTTPNLLEDNLAEALPDYEMGNYSIRNTMNVGSRFFSYAKFDFYFDAAKKEKGSIFVLRERSPFAELVRKMLPVLVGMFAFIVLLTGLILYRYVTRKIVIPLEGLRKSAERIKEGDLTNDLPPASKDEIGQLVMSFDEMRHRLQESIQLQLLYEENRKQMLSNISHDLRTPITTIKGYAEGIRDGVAQTPEKLKQYASAIHTRAGDMERMVEELFYYSKLDLKKEPFAFEEADAVSLLREIMLEHEIDFEREEVQLEWRNLPSRPIPILADREKLKRVVRNLLANSIKFMSRDPKIITVDIRLDEAEEAVTITIADNGPGINQEALPYVFDRFYRADDSRSPAAGGSGLGLAVAKQIIDGHGGEIAADSELFKGTEIYFTLPLLTKRR
- a CDS encoding response regulator transcription factor, encoding MKQILIIEDDPLIAELQKDYFGLHGIEAEIVHDGQAGLERALSGGFELLILDLQLPGVNGFEICRQVREKLDIPVLIVSAKNEELDKIRGFGLGADDFVTKPFSPSELVARAKAHLARYERFTKDRVKERSASDSSVLHVRGLTIHKAAYRVFVHDREAFLTTKEFEVLLFLAEHPNRVFSKEELFERIWGLASSGEIATVTVHISRIREKIEEDPSKPQFIGTVWGAGYRFTV